From a region of the Paenibacillus sp. R14(2021) genome:
- a CDS encoding serine hydrolase encodes MKNQVPLPRTTPEAQGISSQAVIAFLDAVREQKLELHSFMLLRRGEVAAEGWWAPYRPEYPHMLFSLSKSFASTAIGFAAAEGLLSVKDPVISFFPEEVPDTISENLAAMQVRHLLMMGTGHAADVTGSVQKDDNWVKGFLAEPVEFAPGTHFAYNSAATYMLSAILHRITGQSLLAFLEPRLFAPLGLSEATWETCPRGIATGGWGLNVTTEDIAKFGQLYLQRGEWAGQQILPAAWIDEATAYQINNDDGRANDWTQGYGYQFWRCRHGAYRGDGAFGQFCVVMPEQEAVLAITSSVGDMQAVLDVVWAELLPALSAAEAAEPNEAIQAALAERLAFLRIDAPQTEPSSPNEAQLEGRVFRMEPNELQLETIALRFSEQGAELVIGNERLGDQTVQLGRGAWKASRIRIESVKQGAEQHVEGSFSWKDGDTMDTRLLFAETPFTYTLALRADGEVLELQFSANAAWEAGRILTIRGQAAALA; translated from the coding sequence ATGAAAAATCAAGTTCCTCTGCCAAGAACGACGCCGGAGGCGCAGGGCATATCGTCACAAGCGGTGATCGCATTCCTGGACGCCGTCAGGGAACAAAAGCTGGAGCTTCACAGCTTCATGCTGCTCCGGCGCGGAGAGGTAGCCGCGGAGGGCTGGTGGGCGCCGTATCGGCCCGAATACCCGCATATGCTGTTTTCCCTTAGCAAAAGCTTCGCGTCGACGGCTATCGGCTTTGCCGCAGCGGAAGGGCTGCTGTCGGTGAAGGATCCCGTCATCAGTTTCTTTCCCGAAGAGGTCCCCGACACGATATCGGAGAATCTCGCTGCGATGCAGGTGCGGCATCTGCTGATGATGGGCACCGGGCATGCCGCGGACGTCACCGGAAGCGTTCAGAAGGACGATAATTGGGTGAAAGGCTTCCTGGCGGAGCCTGTCGAATTCGCACCGGGCACGCATTTCGCCTACAACAGCGCAGCCACGTACATGCTGTCCGCCATTCTTCACCGGATTACCGGCCAGTCCCTGCTCGCGTTCCTGGAGCCGCGCCTGTTCGCGCCGCTCGGCTTGTCCGAGGCTACCTGGGAGACTTGTCCGCGCGGCATCGCGACCGGGGGCTGGGGGCTGAACGTAACGACGGAGGACATCGCCAAATTCGGTCAGCTGTACTTGCAGCGCGGCGAATGGGCCGGGCAGCAGATCCTGCCGGCCGCATGGATCGATGAGGCTACCGCCTATCAGATCAATAACGACGACGGGCGCGCGAACGATTGGACGCAGGGCTACGGCTATCAATTCTGGCGCTGCCGCCATGGCGCGTATCGGGGTGACGGGGCGTTCGGCCAGTTTTGCGTCGTCATGCCGGAGCAAGAAGCCGTGCTTGCTATCACATCCAGTGTTGGCGATATGCAAGCCGTGCTGGACGTCGTGTGGGCCGAGCTGCTTCCTGCCCTGTCCGCCGCCGAAGCTGCCGAGCCGAATGAAGCGATTCAAGCGGCGCTCGCCGAGCGGCTGGCATTCCTTCGAATCGACGCGCCGCAGACGGAGCCGTCCTCGCCGAACGAAGCGCAGCTGGAGGGCCGCGTCTTCCGTATGGAGCCGAACGAGCTGCAGCTCGAAACGATTGCCCTCCGCTTCTCGGAGCAGGGCGCCGAGCTCGTGATCGGCAACGAACGCCTCGGTGATCAGACCGTGCAATTGGGCCGAGGCGCGTGGAAAGCGAGCCGGATTCGCATCGAAAGCGTCAAACAGGGCGCCGAGCAGCACGTGGAGGGCAGTTTCTCGTGGAAGGACGGCGATACGATGGACACCCGGCTACTGTTCGCGGAGACGCCGTTCACGTATACGTTGGCGCTCCGTGCGGACGGGGAAGTGCTCGAGCTGCAATTCTCGGCAAACGCCGCCTGGGAGGCGGGACGCATTTTGACGATCCGCGGCCAAGCGGCGGCGCTGGCCTGA